Proteins encoded by one window of Chloroflexaceae bacterium:
- a CDS encoding family 10 glycosylhydrolase, with protein MLTTFLFLVMLLAPSASRPAAAQAPLAQLRAFWVDNLNPGFYNHPQVDELVENVVRAGANVIFVQARRHGDAWYNRAFEPRGADPRLAPAHEFDPLEYLIEKAHSRGVQVHAWLVISVTCRPSDPLWNHPQHVCTAHGPEARGAERWTTATYSGIQVGDLDFGHPESITYLERLVQHLLRAYPALDGIHWDYIRFAGKEYGYNQVSVERFNQAQGRPLDNRPTPDDPAWSQWRRDRVSELARRLYLRAKAENPAIQVSAATIAWGGLGNNGEWWRSAAYDRVFQDWPAWLEEGILDFAVPMYYFAEGNPRSRDWYDGWLRFSRERAGRRAIVPGIGAWLNTPEQNVSQVQRALAADDRGRGTAGVAFFSYARPFAGSNDTARRAFMDQLRATVFAQPAVVPAWPWIVAPTGGHLQGIAVIDGQIAPGARVTLFHNGAWLRDLTAAGDGWFGAVELPPGLYSIAFTHPDGRQAWREGVEVRPGLVTSL; from the coding sequence GTGCTGACCACCTTCCTGTTCCTCGTGATGCTTCTTGCCCCATCCGCCTCCCGCCCGGCGGCGGCCCAGGCGCCGCTCGCGCAACTGCGCGCCTTCTGGGTGGATAACCTTAACCCTGGCTTCTACAACCACCCGCAGGTTGACGAACTGGTCGAGAACGTCGTGCGCGCCGGCGCCAACGTCATCTTCGTGCAGGCTCGCCGTCACGGCGACGCCTGGTACAACCGGGCCTTCGAGCCGCGGGGCGCCGACCCGCGCCTGGCGCCGGCCCACGAGTTCGATCCCCTGGAGTACCTGATTGAAAAGGCCCATTCGCGCGGCGTGCAGGTCCACGCCTGGCTGGTCATTTCGGTGACCTGTCGCCCGTCTGATCCGCTCTGGAACCACCCGCAGCACGTCTGCACCGCCCACGGCCCGGAAGCCAGGGGCGCCGAACGCTGGACCACGGCGACCTACAGCGGCATTCAGGTGGGAGACCTGGATTTTGGGCATCCCGAATCCATCACCTACCTGGAACGGCTGGTCCAGCACCTGCTGCGAGCATACCCGGCGCTGGACGGGATCCACTGGGACTACATTCGCTTCGCCGGCAAGGAGTACGGTTACAACCAGGTGAGTGTGGAGCGCTTCAATCAGGCCCAGGGCCGGCCTCTCGACAACCGCCCCACGCCTGACGATCCGGCCTGGTCGCAGTGGCGGCGCGACCGGGTGAGCGAACTGGCCCGGCGGTTGTACCTGCGCGCCAAGGCCGAAAACCCGGCCATTCAGGTCAGTGCGGCGACCATCGCCTGGGGGGGCCTGGGCAACAACGGCGAGTGGTGGCGCTCGGCGGCCTATGATCGCGTCTTCCAGGACTGGCCGGCCTGGCTCGAGGAGGGCATCCTCGACTTCGCCGTTCCGATGTACTACTTCGCCGAGGGGAACCCCCGGTCGCGCGACTGGTACGACGGCTGGTTGCGCTTCAGCCGCGAGCGGGCGGGGCGGCGGGCGATTGTGCCCGGCATCGGCGCGTGGCTCAACACGCCTGAGCAGAACGTGAGCCAGGTGCAGCGGGCGCTGGCCGCCGACGATCGGGGGCGCGGCACGGCGGGGGTGGCGTTCTTCTCCTACGCCAGGCCCTTCGCCGGTTCCAACGACACCGCGCGGCGAGCGTTTATGGACCAGTTGCGCGCGACCGTGTTCGCGCAGCCGGCCGTGGTCCCGGCCTGGCCGTGGATCGTCGCGCCCACCGGCGGCCATCTGCAAGGCATCGCTGTTATTGACGGGCAGATCGCCCCTGGCGCCAGGGTGACGCTCTTCCACAACGGCGCCTGGCTCCGGGACCTTACCGCGGCGGGCGACGGCTGGTTCGGAGCCGTCGAACTGCCGCCCGGTCTCTACAGCATTGCCTTCACTCATCCCGATGGGCGCCAGGCATGGCGTGAAGGGGTGGAGGTGCGGCCAGGGCTGGTTACCAGCCTGTAG
- the htpX gene encoding zinc metalloprotease HtpX, protein MQIWNTFKTTILLAGLTALFIVIGGALGGQAGMIIALVIAVAMNMGAWWFSDKLALRMSGAREVSPAEAPELHQMVEVLSQRAGIPKPRVYIIESETPNAFATGRNPANGAVAVTTGIARLLTRDELAGVIAHELAHIKHRDTLISSIAATIAGAITMLADMAMWGMMFAGLTGQSDEEEGGGIAEMVGGILMMILAPIAAVIIQMAISRSREYLADAGGARILGDPLPLASALEKLEWAAGRLPMETSPATSHMYIVNPLVGGLAGLFRTHPDTAERIARLRSMATRTPMMAA, encoded by the coding sequence ATGCAAATCTGGAACACTTTCAAGACAACTATTCTGCTGGCCGGCCTGACGGCGCTGTTCATTGTCATCGGCGGCGCCCTGGGCGGGCAGGCGGGTATGATCATCGCCCTGGTGATCGCCGTGGCGATGAATATGGGCGCCTGGTGGTTCTCCGATAAACTGGCCCTGCGGATGAGCGGAGCCCGCGAAGTCAGCCCGGCCGAGGCGCCGGAACTGCACCAGATGGTCGAGGTGCTTTCACAGCGGGCGGGCATCCCCAAGCCGCGGGTCTACATCATTGAGAGCGAGACGCCCAACGCCTTTGCCACGGGCCGCAATCCCGCCAATGGCGCGGTCGCGGTAACCACCGGCATCGCGCGCCTGCTCACCCGCGATGAGCTGGCCGGGGTCATCGCCCACGAACTGGCCCATATCAAGCATCGCGACACGCTGATCTCCAGCATCGCCGCAACCATCGCAGGCGCTATCACGATGCTCGCCGATATGGCGATGTGGGGGATGATGTTCGCCGGCCTCACCGGGCAGAGTGATGAGGAAGAGGGCGGTGGCATCGCCGAGATGGTCGGTGGCATCCTGATGATGATCCTTGCGCCCATCGCCGCGGTGATCATTCAGATGGCCATCTCGCGCTCCCGCGAGTACCTGGCCGACGCTGGCGGCGCGCGCATCCTCGGTGATCCGCTCCCCCTGGCCAGCGCCCTGGAGAAGCTAGAGTGGGCCGCAGGGCGCCTGCCAATGGAGACCAGCCCTGCCACCTCGCACATGTACATCGTCAACCCCCTGGTGGGCGGGCTGGCCGGTCTGTTCCGCACCCACCCCGACACGGCGGAGCGGATCGCCCGGCTGCGCAGCATGGCCACTCGCACCCCCATGATGGCTGCCTGA
- a CDS encoding response regulator transcription factor — protein MTTSSEQITILIADDHTMFRQGLRELLERKGGFKVVAEVSDGLAAVAQARQHRPDIALLDISMPGITGIEAARQIAAISPRTRTVVLTMHRDERTVLEALRAGANAYLLKDADSSELIEAIQVVHRGEATLAGSAAARVLDLLRRGDATPVAADLLTPRERDILALVAQGDDNRAIALKLSLSEKTVGNRLSEIFQKLGVSNRTQAAIVAVQRGLVPPPDML, from the coding sequence ATGACCACGAGCAGCGAGCAGATCACCATTCTGATTGCCGATGACCACACCATGTTCCGCCAGGGACTGCGCGAGCTGCTGGAGCGCAAGGGCGGCTTCAAGGTGGTGGCCGAGGTGAGCGATGGTCTCGCCGCGGTGGCTCAGGCCCGCCAGCACCGGCCTGACATCGCCCTCCTCGACATCTCCATGCCCGGCATCACCGGCATCGAGGCGGCGCGGCAGATCGCCGCCATCAGTCCGCGCACCCGCACCGTGGTGCTGACGATGCACCGCGACGAGCGAACGGTGCTCGAGGCCCTGCGCGCCGGGGCCAACGCCTATCTGCTCAAAGACGCCGACTCGAGCGAACTGATCGAGGCCATTCAGGTGGTCCACCGCGGCGAGGCGACCCTGGCCGGCAGCGCCGCGGCTCGCGTGCTCGACCTGCTGCGGCGCGGCGATGCAACTCCGGTGGCCGCCGATCTGCTTACCCCCCGCGAGCGCGACATTCTGGCCCTGGTGGCGCAGGGCGATGATAATCGCGCCATCGCCCTCAAACTGAGCCTGTCCGAAAAGACGGTCGGCAATCGCCTGAGCGAGATCTTCCAGAAGCTCGGCGTGAGCAATCGCACCCAGGCGGCCATCGTCGCCGTGCAGCGCGGTCTGGTCCCCCCGCCGGACATGCTCTGA